From Clarias gariepinus isolate MV-2021 ecotype Netherlands chromosome 2, CGAR_prim_01v2, whole genome shotgun sequence, one genomic window encodes:
- the LOC128543467 gene encoding bile acid-CoA:amino acid N-acyltransferase-like has product MSKLLPCPFLSVRPLRCMVDEKFEVRVQGLVPGARVTLHALLQSEDGDFWEGFGHYVSDKAGNVSVSEDASLGGSYDGVEAMGLLWSMKPIPGSRTGLRFRKKDVKTPLDVHISVYENHLNKGFQEKPPMASVVVQRWYISPGIQRVEVTEHDLKAVLFIPPGPGPFPAVLDLWGGGGGLVEYRSALLASRGYVALVLEYIGLLDSSGRPYQVDNEYFEAAYSVLKQHPQVCPERIAILGLSFGVSVTLGMAAYSSVIKPRCVVCVSGSHIMPVNGTLADVFAEITKNYGNTRYDEEKRIIWRDLLLPVPDDASKKVEMGRILCPILLIVGEDDQNWPASESAEDMKQMMEQAGNSHLLTTLSYPGAGHLIEPPYSPHCRASNYMLIGTRKKVVVLWGGQTVPHSHAQEDSWHKTLAFLEQHLYSNLSH; this is encoded by the exons ATGTCCAAGCTGCTCCCGTGCCCGTTCCTTTCGGTTCGTCCGCTTCGCTGTATGGTGGATGAGAAGTTCGAGGTGCGCGTGCAGGGTTTAGTGCCCGGTGCTCGGGTCACGCTGCACGCGCTGCTCCAGTCGGAGGACGGAGATTTCTGGGAAGGTTTCGGTCACTATGTCAGCGATAAGGCAGGAAACGTCTCAG TCTCTGAAGATGCCAGTCTGGGTGGCTCATATGACGGAGTTGAAGCCATGGGTCTGCTGTGGAGCATGAAACCTATTCCTGGAAGCAGAACCGGCCTCAG ATTCCGGAAGAAGGATGTGAAAACACCACTTGATGTCCACATTTCTGTGTATGAAAACCACCTAAATAAGGGGTTCCAGGAGAAACCTCCCATGGCGTCAGTTGTGGTACAGCGGTGGTACATATCTCCAGGAATCCAGAGGGTCGAGGTTACAGAACATGATCTGAAGGCGGTTCTTTTTATTCCACCAG GTCCTGGACCTTTTCCTGCTGTTCTTGACCTCTGGGGTGGAGGTGGAGGTTTAGTGGAGTATCGCTCTGCTCTTCTAGCATCCAGAGGCTATGTtgcattagtattagagtatattGGATTATTAGACAGCAGTGGAAGGCCATATCAAGTGGACAATGAATACTTTGAG GCAGCCTACAGTGTGCTGAAGCAGCACCCACAGGTTTGTCCTGAAAGAATTGCTATATTGGGTTTGTCTTTCGGTGTATCTGTAACCCTGGGTATGGCAGCATACTCCTCAGTGATAAAG CCcagatgtgtagtgtgtgttagtggaaGCCACATCATGCCTGTCAATGGAACACTGGCTGATGTCTTTGCTGAAATTACAAA aaattatggaaacaCCCGCTatgatgaagaaaaaagaattatttgGCGAGATCTCCTGCTGCCAGTACCAGATGACGCTTCAAAGAAAGTTGAA ATGGGTCGTATTCTATGTCCAATTTTGTTGATTGTTGGGGAGGATGATCAGAATTGGCCCGCATCAGAGTCTGCAGAAGAT ATGAAACAGATGATGGAACAAGCTGGCAACAGTCACCTGTTGACAACTCTCTCTTACCCTGGAGCCGGCCACCTTATTGAGCCTCCTTACAGTCCACACTGCCGAGCCAGTAATTACATGCTGATTGGGACAAGGAAAAAAG